TAAGCGGTCTTGAATGAATTTACTCGCTTTCACGATAAATCTTTGCAACACGGTGCCTTTCATTATAGCTACGATTTCTTCATTGCTACGCCCATCATTTTTTTCAGTCATAGTAAAAACGCCTCGTTGTGAGGGGTCTTCTTGGAATCCCGATTGAAGCAATTGGTTGCGGAGGGGCGTTATTAAGTGCCGGATATTTGAAGCCTGCCGACCAACGTAACCGCCAGTAAGCCCTATAAAATATTTTGTACTATCACTATCATATCCCTTATCATATCCCTTATCATATCCCTTATCATATCCCCCCATAGCGACTACTTCGAAGCCCTTGCCAACAAAAGGGTTCTCACCATAAGAGAGCCATATTGTTGACCCCGCGTCATCCTGTAAAAAATCGTTGAAGATTTGAGGTTGCCCCTCGTCGTCCACGCGCACCACGAATACACCACGCTCGAAATATTGGGAATTTCCGATTCGAGCGAAGCCAATCCCTTCAAGACGAGTCGCCATAGTTTGAAAAGGCGCCGTATCCGAACGAGTGGCAACGGGCTCCATATGAGGCAGTTCCAACGTTACAGACTCAGTGGTAGCGGGCGGTTCCAAATCCGGTGTTAAACGATAAAATTGATCGGCAAAAAAAGACGGGTTGAGATTCGATTGAGCCGGTGCATTCGGTGGGACCGGCTCGCGACCGCGTAATTCTGTGCGGTTTCTAAACCAAGTAAAAGGATTCCACCCAAGAGGCTCGCTTGGTGTTCCCCCAGCAGAAGGAAATTCCACGCTTTCATCCATCGATAACGGATCATCCACGATAATCCCTGCATCATGACCCGGCATGTCCATGACCTGCCCGTGATCCGCACCGGGGAGGATGGCGATGTTGTTGTCATCCGTGGAAGGTGGAAAAGGCGGAAGAGGCAGAGCGATCGGCCTTTGAGCTGGTGAAATTCGAGTTGCTGATAACTCCCCCCAGCCCCCTCTTAAGTTAAGAGGGGGTGAAGGGGGAGTTACGTCATGAATAAAAATCGGCGGCCCGGCCTCATCAATGCCAAGACCCGATGATGGGATCGTTTGTTGACCTGTGGCTGTTCGAGGAATCAATCTTGTTTGAGTCCCTCTTTGAGTTTGAAGATTTCCATCAGAAAAAGTCTCCACTTCCGATCGGGCAACCATCCACTCAACCGGATAACTCCCCCTTTCTCCCCCTCTTAGATTAAGAGGGGGACGGGGGGAGTTACGGGCCACAATGTCCGGAGGAACTCTAATCGGATCGAGGCATCTCGCAAAAACCTGTTCGGCACTCAAATACATTGCTTCAGCCGCGGCCGCACCCGCCGGATTTCCATTTCGGCCGGCAAAAAAAGCAGGTATCATCAGGGCCGCACCGATCCATAGGGGAAGATTTTCGGTAAAACCGATCCATGGAGAAATTTCGGTCTGTGACGGAGCGCCTTCATGATCGAGGGAGTAGATAGCCGGTTCTTTGCTGACCGCCTCCTTTTCCAGGGCCACCAGGAAAGGAGGCAGAAAATAGACATCCCCAAAAGGGTCTGGGGTGTTTCGATCCGACTCAAGCAATTCCCCGGAGTCAAAATCGGCAAAGAGGTTGAAGTGTCCGTGGAGTTGAGCCTGAAAATTATCCAGCGAACCCCAGTAGCTTTCGGCCTCCTCCAAAAGAAGAAAACCATCTCCTTCCGTACAGGACGACTCGGAACAGATATCCGCCTCGGCAAGAAAGTCGCGGACTTCCGGCAAAAGTGACGGATCGTTTAAATTGATTGGTTTGGACATGGAATATTCGTTCCCGACATCGCCATATCAGGACTTACGCACCTACGCACGTAGGCACAGGATATTATCGGAAGGATGCAGAAAAAGTTGCGTGGAAAAAACAAAATTTTGAAGGAAATGTTTTCTTTAGAAAACACCTGTTAGCCTTGAGCGAGGCGCTTGTTGCGCCGAGTCGAAAGGCACCTGCAAGCTGGAGCGGCGGATTGCCTGAAAAAGCGCTCGACAATTAAAATTGATATAGGTAACATAGAACCAATATGAAAGCGACCCTGGTCTATTGGCATAAGGCCCGTCTCCAGGGGCGCTACATCCTTGAAATAGAGATTCACCAAGTGGAGCGATCTTTAAAATATCGGGATGGCATCAAATACGGCCTTATCCTGCTCGACCTTCAAAGCGGCAAGCGAGTCCTGATGGACAACCATCATCCCAAAGGGCCGCATGTTCATTTGAATGACCAGGAGGTTCCGTACCGTTACGTGAATGGGGAAAAATTGCTCAAAGATTTTAAAGAGCTGGTCTTGCAAAATATGGGGATAAAAATATGAAACATTTGATTGTATCGTTAAAAACAGCCAAAGAGGTTCTTGATGATTTTGGGAAGGCCCTGCGGAAAGCGAAAAAGGGGAAACTGAAATATCCGCATTTTGAAATCAGCTTCGACAACAAGAGGGATTTCGACCGCTTTGTGCGCAACCTGCATATCTTAAAGTACATTCTCGTTTTCAAACCAAAATCGGTTTATGAACTGGCCAAGTTCACCCGGATGGATGTTTCAAACTTGAACAAGGTCATTCTCTTTTTTGAAGAAGCGGGCGCCCTTAAGGTGAAAGCGGCCAAAATTCTGGGACGAATGGTGAAAACACCCGTGGTTGAATACGACACTGTGGAATTCAATCTGGCCGCTTGAAACGGCACCCATGTTCCCACACCCCATAAACCTCCTTAAACAGATACGGGCTTGGCAGGGTGTTCCAACCTGCCATTAAGCGAGGAGCGTAGTTTTGGGATTTGGGATTTAAAACGTCTTCACCAGCAGATAAACCACCATTGCAAACCCGATGCCGGTTTTGACAAACATCGCGGTGATGCGGGAAAAAAAGCAGGCGAGCGCCCCCTGAAACGCCTTCCGCCAGTCCCTCTTTTCCAGCATTTCAGATGCAAAGGCCCCCAGAAAAACGCCGAGAAAAAGCCCAATGAGCGAACCGATCAGGAGCACCGGCACGCCGATGATGGCCCCGACAATGCCCCCGATTAACGAGGCGACAATCGTCCGGTTGGACACGTTCATCTTTTTGCCGCCAAACACCCCGATGCCGAATTCCAGCGCCTCACCGATAATGGCCAGCGCCCCAACGGTAAAAAGGACCCAAAAATCGCTTTTCCCCGCCTGAAAATCGGCCACCAGGCTAAAGACAAACGAGATCACCACCAAAAGCCAGGTGCCTGGAAACCCCAGCGGCACCAGCAAGAGCGCCGTCAGCAAAAGAAGGACGTAGATAGTAAGACCGAGGGATGAAAGGATGGAAAGGATCATAACATCGGGGGCTTTGCCGCTGGCGCCCCCGCACCCCCTGTTCGCTCGGACGGAACAAGTCCGATCCTCGCTCACAACAAATCCGTCGGCCCTGCGGCCAAAGAACGGATCGGTTCAAAACTCATCCGGTGAATCGCCACCGGTCCATGACGACGGAGCTCCTCCAAGTGTTCCTTTGTACCATATCCCTTGTGTTTTGAAAACCGAAACGAGGGATAGGCTGATTCCATTTCGGTCATCAAACGGTCGCGGGTGACCTTGGCCAGAATGGAGGCGGCCCCGATGGAGGCCGATCGCCCATCTCCTTTCACCAGGACCTGTTGCGGGATGGCGACGCCGATTCCCCGGTTGCCGTCCACCAGAAGAAATGAAGCCTTGACGGAAAGCTTCTTAAGCGCCTCGCCCATGGCGAGAAAAGTGGCCTGCTGAATGTTGACCTCGTCGATCACGGCGGACGCCACGACACCAATGCCAAAGCCGGCGGACTCGCGGCAGATGACATCAAAGAGTTCCTCTCGTTTTTGGGGAAGTATTTTTTTGGAATCGTCAACGCCGGGAATATCGGTGCCGGGATGGAGGATAACGGCCGCCGCCACCACCGGCCCAGCCCAGGCGCCCCTGCCGGCTTCATCGAGTCCGGCAACAAACTTGAAGCCCTCGGCCCAGAACCGTTTTTCCCAAAAGGTTTTATCCTTGAGTTCGGGCCGGGGCAGATTCAGTTTTTCCTGCTTCAACGGCCGTCCCCTTTGCTTTAGGGCTCGCTTCAGCGAGACTCGTTTCACCGAGGCTGGCCTCACCGAGGCTAGCCTCCACGGGGCTGGCCTCACCGAGGTCCGCTTCGCCCTCTTCACTGATGATGCGCGCCTTTTTGCCGAACAGCTTTCTTAGGTAATAAAGCTTGGCCCGGCGCACTTGGCCCGAGTTGACCACTTCTATCCGGTCCACCACCGGTGCATAATAGGGGAAAATCCGTTCCACTCCAACGCCATACGACATCTTCCGGACGGTGAAACTGGAGGAGGGGCCGGCGCGGTGGATTTTAATCACAACCCCCTCGAAAATCTGGATCCGCTCCTTTTCCCCCTCCTTGATTTTCACATGAACCTTGACCTGGTCCCCCGCCTTGAACGCGGGTGTTTTTTTCGCGGCATATTTGTGCTGAATATATTGAAGTGCGTTCATTTTCTTCCCAAAATTCTGTCGAGCACAATCGCCACTGCCGCGCGAACCGGGAGGTGATTATATGCCGTCACACCGCGGATCGGCTCAAGGACTATCTTCGCCTTTTTCATCACCTCCGGCGCCAGCCCCCACCCCGTTCCAAACAGGATCAGATGCGGATTGCCGGACGTCTGAAGCAACTCTTTTAACTGATCGAAACGAATTGCCTTTTTTGAAGGTCGCGCCGTGGTTGCTATAAGGGTGGGGGAATTATCATGGCACTTTTGGATTGTCAAACAGGTTTGCTCCAGACTGGACGAAATTTCAATATCGGCAAAGGCCTCCCGCCGGTCGGGATTCATGCGCGAGCCCGTTCCTTCCCGCCAGTAGCGCGCGATATACCGCGCCATTCTTTGCTGGGCCTCATTGGGGGTGACAATGAAATATTTTTTTACGCCGTACGTTTTTGAGATGCGCCCCAGATCGTGGAGATCGAAATTGGTGATGGAGGTGGTGACAACCTCGCCGTGTTTGTTCAGCACGGGGTGGTGGATGAGGGCGATGTAAACAGGCGCAGTCATTTTTTGAGAAGATCGGGGCGGTTTTTGCGGGTGATTTTAAGCGATTCCTCGCGCCGCCACTTTTCAATTTCGGCGTGGTTGCCGGAGAGAAGGACCTTCGGAACTTTTTGCCCCTCAAATTCTTCGGGGCGGGTGTAATGAGGATATTCCAGAAGGCCATCGCTGTGGCTTTCGTCAACGACGGCCTGTTCATTGCCGACCACGCCGGGGATCAGGCGCGCAAGGGCATCCACGACAACGACAGCCGCGGGTTCACCGCCGGAGAGGACATAATCGCCGATCGATATTTCTTCATCAACCACCAGATCGATGGCGCGCTGATCGACCCCTTCATACCGGCCGCAGACCAGCAAGACCGACTTCAGCGCTGACAATGCTTTTGCCTTTGTCTGCCAAAACAAGCCGCCACGGGGCGACAAGAGAATCACTCTTTCAATCGCTTCCTTTTGCTTCAGCTCACGAACCGCGCGCACCAGCACATCCGGCCGCAAAACCATGCCGGGACCAAAGCCATAGGGGCGGTCGTCCACCGAATGATGTTTGTCGTTTGCGTAGCCGCGAAGCTGATGAAGAAAAATCCGGACGATCCCTTTTTCTTGCGCCCGACCAAGAATGCTCGATGTAAAATAAGGGGCAATTGATTCGGGAAAGAGCGTCAGAATATGAAAATCCATAAAAAAACCCCGTGAGAAAGAATTTTCTCACGGGGTATCCATAAAACGAAATGCCGATCGAGACTACTCGATAATTTCCAAAACCGACCGCTTGCGGATCTTGGTGCTGGCGGCGCCAAGAATGGTTCGCATGGCGCGGGCGGTCCTTCCCTGCTTGCCGATGACCTTTCCAAGGTCCTCTTTGGCCACTTTCAGTTCAACAACGGTGGTCTGTTCCCCTTCGACCTCGGTTACTTCAACCTCTTCGGGCTTGTCGACCAGCGCTTTGGCCATCATCTCAATGAGCTGTTTCATAGGTTCCTCCGATCATGTCAAAGATCAACGTCCCACACTAGAGGGGTTGACCTCCCCTCCCAGCCGAAACGCAAAATAGAGTCTTTTTATAACACTGATAAAATTAAAGATCAAATCCTGGATTAGGCGACATTCTTTTTCAACAGATGCGACACCGTGGTTGAGGGGCGGGCCCCTTTGGAGATCCAGTATTGAATCCGCTCGGTTTTGAACACCCCCTTGTTGGCGGCGTCTTTGGGGTTGTAGGTCCCCAGAATTTCCAGATACCGGCCGTCGCGGGGGCAATTTTCGTCCGCCACCACCACCCGGTAAAAAGGCTTCTTTTTCGTCCCGTGCCGGGACAATCGGATAACCACTGCCATAAGGCGGGCTATTTAGGCGATTTTGGGGGAATAAGTCAAGGGCAATACAGGTCCTGTTTTCGAAATTTCGTGGAGAATGATGGACGCCGCCTGGGCCACATTGAGGGAATCGAAGGGGCGAACCATTTTTATGGAAAATTGGAAGTCACAGGACTCGAGGACCAGCCGCCGAATCCCCTCCCCCTCGCTCCCCAGCACAATCACCATCTTTGGCGAAGGAGATAATTTTTCCAGAGTGTCTTTTGCACCCGCCACGGCCGCGTAGCTCCAGAATCCTTTTTCTTTAAGATATTCGAGGCTCCGCGCCAGATTGGTCACCTTCGCGATGGAAAGATGTTCCACCGCCCCCGCTGAGGCCTTGGCCACGGCAGGGGTGACATCCACCGACTGATCTTTATTCAAAATGATCCCATGCGCGCCGAAACACCAGGCGCTTCGGCAGATGGCCCCAAGGTTTTGCGGGTCCTGAATGGAGTCACATAGGACAAAAAGGGCCGACCCGGCCTGGGGGGCCGACTCCGGAAATTGCCCGACCATCTGCTCAAGACTCATATAGGGAAAATCGTCCACCTTTGCGGCGACTCCCTGATGCTTCGCCTGATGGGTTAATGAATCGATTTCTTTTTTTTCGACGATCCTGTACTTGACATGATGTTTGGCGAGTACCGCGGCAACTGCTTCATCACTGGGCCGCCCCTTTTTTCCTTCTACAAGCGCCTCGTGGATTTTTCGCCGCCCGGCGTGAAGAACCTCGATGATGGGATTTTTTCCGTAGAGAATCTGCGTCACTTTTTTTGCTCTTCTTCTTCTTCCTTCTCCAAAAAATCGCGCGAGCTCCTTTAAATTAAGGACCGCGGAATAGAGATGAAGATATTTCGGATCGTTGGCCGGATTGGAGGGATCGAGCAGATCGGCCGGAAAGACCACGTTGTCGGTAAAAAGCCCGGCGGCGCCCGAGAGGAACGGCTTTTTTAAATTCTTTTGGATTTTTTGATAATCTTTAAGCGCCTTG
The sequence above is a segment of the Deltaproteobacteria bacterium genome. Coding sequences within it:
- the rlmB gene encoding 23S rRNA (guanosine(2251)-2'-O)-methyltransferase RlmB; the protein is MPIKPPSGVQPPGVSQLPQAPEGAKKGETISSTPPVVNPEAVAKALKDYQKIQKNLKKPFLSGAAGLFTDNVVFPADLLDPSNPANDPKYLHLYSAVLNLKELARFFGEGRRRRAKKVTQILYGKNPIIEVLHAGRRKIHEALVEGKKGRPSDEAVAAVLAKHHVKYRIVEKKEIDSLTHQAKHQGVAAKVDDFPYMSLEQMVGQFPESAPQAGSALFVLCDSIQDPQNLGAICRSAWCFGAHGIILNKDQSVDVTPAVAKASAGAVEHLSIAKVTNLARSLEYLKEKGFWSYAAVAGAKDTLEKLSPSPKMVIVLGSEGEGIRRLVLESCDFQFSIKMVRPFDSLNVAQAASIILHEISKTGPVLPLTYSPKIA
- a CDS encoding DUF456 domain-containing protein, with translation MILSILSSLGLTIYVLLLLTALLLVPLGFPGTWLLVVISFVFSLVADFQAGKSDFWVLFTVGALAIIGEALEFGIGVFGGKKMNVSNRTIVASLIGGIVGAIIGVPVLLIGSLIGLFLGVFLGAFASEMLEKRDWRKAFQGALACFFSRITAMFVKTGIGFAMVVYLLVKTF
- the rplS gene encoding 50S ribosomal protein L19, with amino-acid sequence MNALQYIQHKYAAKKTPAFKAGDQVKVHVKIKEGEKERIQIFEGVVIKIHRAGPSSSFTVRKMSYGVGVERIFPYYAPVVDRIEVVNSGQVRRAKLYYLRKLFGKKARIISEEGEADLGEASPVEASLGEASLGETSLAEASPKAKGTAVEAGKTESAPARTQG
- the rpsP gene encoding 30S ribosomal protein S16, coding for MAVVIRLSRHGTKKKPFYRVVVADENCPRDGRYLEILGTYNPKDAANKGVFKTERIQYWISKGARPSTTVSHLLKKNVA
- a CDS encoding RNA methyltransferase, giving the protein MTAPVYIALIHHPVLNKHGEVVTTSITNFDLHDLGRISKTYGVKKYFIVTPNEAQQRMARYIARYWREGTGSRMNPDRREAFADIEISSSLEQTCLTIQKCHDNSPTLIATTARPSKKAIRFDQLKELLQTSGNPHLILFGTGWGLAPEVMKKAKIVLEPIRGVTAYNHLPVRAAVAIVLDRILGRK
- a CDS encoding ribonuclease HII, with product MKRALKQRGRPLKQEKLNLPRPELKDKTFWEKRFWAEGFKFVAGLDEAGRGAWAGPVVAAAVILHPGTDIPGVDDSKKILPQKREELFDVICRESAGFGIGVVASAVIDEVNIQQATFLAMGEALKKLSVKASFLLVDGNRGIGVAIPQQVLVKGDGRSASIGAASILAKVTRDRLMTEMESAYPSFRFSKHKGYGTKEHLEELRRHGPVAIHRMSFEPIRSLAAGPTDLL
- the trmD gene encoding tRNA (guanosine(37)-N1)-methyltransferase TrmD, with product MDFHILTLFPESIAPYFTSSILGRAQEKGIVRIFLHQLRGYANDKHHSVDDRPYGFGPGMVLRPDVLVRAVRELKQKEAIERVILLSPRGGLFWQTKAKALSALKSVLLVCGRYEGVDQRAIDLVVDEEISIGDYVLSGGEPAAVVVVDALARLIPGVVGNEQAVVDESHSDGLLEYPHYTRPEEFEGQKVPKVLLSGNHAEIEKWRREESLKITRKNRPDLLKK
- a CDS encoding KH domain-containing protein; translated protein: MKQLIEMMAKALVDKPEEVEVTEVEGEQTTVVELKVAKEDLGKVIGKQGRTARAMRTILGAASTKIRKRSVLEIIE